Proteins encoded by one window of Swingsia samuiensis:
- a CDS encoding Hint domain-containing protein, protein MDTSSGGYIIDSSTGNITIPKDSVVSGQQVSGVTQNVTGSATDTTVMGGPSLSASGPINNAYYPPGIQTIQSGGTVTNTTIIADGINGYTYGQFFSALASQTIENGGRAINTTLQGNLKNPLIGTGIAANYTVSNFLASQIVSSGGQASGTNITPDGQSTILSGGYATNTTLQGAQSNVQLGNFISQNATVPSLAQQIVYGTSENINILSNGYVKNFGNINNVTVSSDGVLEVASGGTASNITVASGGTLDIDQGAVFNTPITIQSGGNIIFSDINNSNGLISSYITPLSAGAQKGELQVLSSGVTLKNIPVQGDISTPLSNRAINYSNKSYDQYGNVIYDQAASSDLRPFPTGALETSLGTPYLFSAFGTPCFCPGTLIATEEGETPIEELTIGDLVRTASGELRPIHWIGRRSYDPLFAHGNRDVMPILIRADALAPGLPQKDLTISPLHAMFIDGFLIPALHLVNDQSIIQITPSTEITYIHLELESHDLLIANGAPSESFIDDRSRNMFHNAHEYQTLYPEAQSQHAHYCAPRLEEGAELAKIQTRINQRAKHLFSTEKLTA, encoded by the coding sequence ATGGATACATCCAGTGGCGGATACATTATAGACTCATCAACCGGCAATATCACCATTCCAAAAGATTCAGTAGTATCCGGGCAGCAGGTTTCCGGAGTAACTCAAAACGTTACAGGAAGTGCAACCGACACAACCGTCATGGGTGGGCCTTCCTTGAGTGCTTCTGGTCCTATAAACAATGCTTATTACCCTCCTGGAATTCAGACTATACAATCGGGTGGGACTGTAACGAACACGACTATTATAGCAGATGGCATTAATGGCTATACTTATGGACAGTTTTTCTCTGCTCTAGCCTCTCAAACCATTGAAAATGGTGGACGAGCGATTAACACAACTCTTCAAGGGAACCTTAAAAATCCCCTTATCGGCACAGGAATAGCTGCCAATTATACTGTCAGTAATTTTTTAGCTTCACAAATTGTGTCCTCTGGAGGACAAGCCTCTGGAACCAATATTACGCCTGATGGACAATCTACTATTCTTTCTGGCGGATATGCAACAAATACCACCCTTCAAGGAGCCCAGAGCAATGTTCAATTGGGCAACTTTATATCTCAAAACGCAACAGTACCTTCACTTGCCCAGCAAATTGTTTATGGTACGTCCGAAAATATAAATATTCTCTCAAACGGCTATGTTAAAAATTTTGGTAACATTAATAACGTAACCGTCTCTAGCGATGGTGTACTGGAAGTAGCCTCCGGTGGAACCGCATCTAACATTACCGTAGCAAGTGGGGGTACCCTCGATATTGATCAAGGCGCTGTTTTTAACACACCGATTACCATTCAAAGTGGTGGGAATATCATTTTTTCCGATATTAATAATTCAAATGGCCTCATCAGCTCTTACATCACACCGCTTTCCGCAGGGGCACAAAAAGGAGAACTACAAGTCCTTTCAAGCGGCGTAACGCTCAAAAATATTCCTGTCCAAGGAGATATTTCAACCCCGCTTAGTAATAGAGCAATTAATTACAGCAATAAATCTTATGACCAATATGGCAATGTTATTTATGATCAAGCAGCCTCTTCTGACCTACGCCCCTTCCCGACAGGAGCTCTAGAAACATCATTGGGCACGCCTTATTTGTTTTCTGCCTTTGGCACACCTTGTTTCTGCCCTGGAACGCTCATTGCAACAGAAGAAGGTGAAACTCCTATTGAAGAACTCACCATCGGCGATCTCGTTCGGACAGCTTCTGGAGAGCTCAGACCCATCCACTGGATTGGACGCCGCTCGTATGATCCGCTCTTTGCTCATGGCAACCGTGATGTCATGCCCATCCTCATTCGCGCTGACGCCCTTGCTCCCGGTCTGCCTCAGAAAGATCTGACCATCTCTCCTTTACATGCCATGTTTATTGATGGATTTTTAATCCCAGCATTACACTTGGTTAACGATCAATCTATTATACAAATCACTCCCTCCACCGAGATTACCTATATCCATCTTGAACTGGAATCTCATGATCTGTTGATCGCTAATGGAGCACCGTCTGAAAGCTTTATCGATGATCGCTCTCGCAACATGTTCCATAATGCACACGAATATCAAACCCTATACCCAGAGGCTCAATCACAACACGCTCATTACTGTGCTCCACGCCTCGAAGAAGGCGCCGAACTGGCTAAAATCCAAACCAGAATTAATCAACGTGCTAAGCATCTCTTCTCTACAGAAAAACTCACAGCCTAA
- a CDS encoding Hint domain-containing protein, protein MDTIISSSGYVIDSSGNVTVPAGSVVSGQLVSGVTQYVAGSANSTTVIGRAVFSFVDSYVPDPSSPGSWVLAPGFSYSQKYGAIPPIGAQIVQSGGTATNTTLNSTPTGTGSFVGAGIGTFASQTIENGGKAINTTIQGSPFTPTPGVGGFYSLNTYPTTQTVNSGGLISGTNVNLLGVSVISSGGYATNTTVSGGDGTFVIGALQSSGWLGQLPLMAQQIVSGTSENINILYDGYVQDFGNVSNATLSSGGILEIASGGSVSNITVNSGGTVAIDQGAILKTSLTLQSGASVIFSDINDSNGMVSSLITPMSQGASQGHLQVLSGGTVLKDIPVQGDVSDTLSNSELTYLVTSQRQYGIGYTDYFFHPLSAGALGTFLGVQPYFPSSFGTPCFCPGTLIATEQGETPIEELTIGDLVRTASGEIRPIHWIGRRSYDPLFAHGNRDVMPILIRADALAPGLPQKDLTISPLHAMFIDGFLIPALHLVNDQSIIQLTPSTEITYIHLELESHDLLIANGAPSESFIDDRSRNMFHNAHEYQTLYPQAQPQPAHYCAPRLEDGVELAQIQTRINQRAKNLFPLHKLTA, encoded by the coding sequence ATGGACACAATCATATCCAGCAGTGGATACGTTATAGATTCATCTGGCAATGTAACAGTACCTGCTGGGTCGGTTGTTTCAGGACAGCTTGTTTCCGGGGTAACACAATACGTCGCAGGCAGCGCAAACAGTACAACTGTTATTGGTCGAGCTGTTTTTTCTTTTGTCGATTCGTATGTACCAGATCCTTCTTCTCCTGGATCGTGGGTCCTAGCGCCTGGCTTTAGTTATAGTCAAAAATATGGTGCCATACCGCCAATAGGCGCTCAAATTGTTCAATCTGGCGGGACCGCAACCAATACAACTCTCAACAGCACACCTACCGGAACCGGAAGCTTCGTTGGCGCAGGAATTGGCACTTTCGCCTCACAAACCATCGAGAATGGCGGGAAAGCCATTAATACAACAATCCAAGGAAGTCCATTTACCCCAACACCCGGTGTAGGCGGTTTCTATTCGCTAAATACTTACCCTACAACCCAAACCGTAAACAGCGGTGGCTTGATTTCTGGAACCAATGTTAATCTGCTTGGTGTTTCTGTCATTTCCTCTGGTGGTTATGCAACGAATACAACCGTCTCTGGTGGGGATGGTACTTTTGTCATAGGGGCACTCCAATCTTCTGGATGGTTGGGTCAGCTCCCTTTAATGGCGCAACAGATCGTTTCTGGAACCTCTGAAAACATAAATATCCTTTATGATGGCTATGTTCAGGATTTCGGGAATGTCAGTAATGCAACTCTCTCCAGCGGTGGTATTCTTGAAATCGCTTCAGGGGGATCGGTCTCTAATATTACTGTAAATAGCGGAGGAACTGTTGCAATTGATCAAGGCGCTATTTTAAAAACTTCTCTGACTCTTCAAAGTGGCGCAAGTGTTATTTTCTCTGATATTAATGATTCCAATGGAATGGTCAGTTCTCTTATTACCCCAATGTCACAAGGGGCCAGTCAAGGGCACTTACAAGTTCTTTCTGGAGGAACTGTTCTTAAAGATATACCAGTCCAAGGTGATGTCTCAGACACTCTTAGTAATTCGGAACTGACTTACCTTGTAACCTCGCAACGTCAATACGGTATTGGATACACTGATTACTTTTTTCACCCCCTCTCTGCTGGAGCTCTCGGTACTTTCTTGGGGGTGCAACCATATTTCCCATCTTCTTTCGGCACACCTTGTTTCTGCCCTGGAACACTCATTGCAACAGAACAAGGTGAAACCCCTATTGAAGAGCTTACCATCGGAGATCTCGTTCGGACAGCTTCTGGGGAAATTAGGCCCATCCACTGGATTGGACGCCGCTCTTATGATCCGCTCTTTGCTCATGGCAACCGTGATGTCATGCCCATCCTCATTCGCGCTGATGCGCTTGCTCCCGGTCTGCCTCAGAAAGATCTGACCATCTCTCCTTTACATGCCATGTTTATTGATGGATTTTTAATCCCAGCATTACACTTGGTTAACGATCAATCTATTATACAACTCACTCCCTCCACCGAGATTACCTATATCCATCTTGAACTGGAATCACATGATCTGCTGATCGCTAATGGAGCACCGTCTGAAAGCTTTATCGATGACCGCTCTCGCAACATGTTCCATAATGCACACGAATATCAAACCCTATACCCACAAGCGCAACCTCAACCCGCCCATTACTGCGCTCCACGCCTTGAGGACGGTGTCGAATTGGCTCAAATCCAAACAAGGATTAATCAACGCGCCAAAAACCTATTCCCCCTCCATAAACTTACAGCCTAA
- a CDS encoding MlaE family ABC transporter permease: MNAILDLIAALGRAFLNLLRQSGALAMFAVAGLSHLIRPPFYWRIFFTSLIETGFFSLPVVALTALFSGAVIALQSYIGFGQYHVQSAIAGIVVLAVTRELGPVLAGLMVAGRVGAAMSAEIGTMRVTDQIDALTTLSTNPMKYLVTPRLLAGTLALPCLVVVADILGVMGGFTVSVAKLGFSPSTYITATFASLKAIDVTVGLVKAAVFGFIISLLGCYHGYNSRGGAEGVGAATTAAVVGASILLLLFDYLLTDLFFSQ; the protein is encoded by the coding sequence GTGAATGCTATACTTGATCTCATAGCGGCTCTTGGTCGCGCTTTTCTAAACCTTCTTCGTCAATCTGGCGCTCTGGCCATGTTTGCCGTGGCAGGGCTGTCTCATTTGATACGGCCTCCTTTTTATTGGCGCATTTTCTTTACAAGTCTGATTGAGACAGGGTTCTTCTCTTTACCTGTTGTGGCTTTGACGGCGCTTTTTTCTGGTGCGGTGATTGCTCTTCAATCCTATATCGGGTTTGGGCAATACCATGTGCAAAGTGCCATTGCTGGAATTGTTGTTCTGGCCGTCACACGTGAATTAGGGCCTGTTCTTGCCGGCTTGATGGTAGCAGGGCGCGTTGGGGCTGCAATGTCAGCCGAAATTGGAACGATGCGCGTCACAGATCAAATTGATGCCCTGACGACACTCTCAACCAACCCGATGAAATACCTTGTAACACCTCGCTTGCTTGCAGGAACTTTAGCTCTTCCCTGCCTTGTTGTGGTTGCCGATATTCTGGGAGTTATGGGAGGCTTTACCGTCTCAGTCGCCAAGCTTGGCTTTTCTCCCTCTACATATATAACGGCAACATTTGCCTCCTTAAAAGCCATTGATGTTACTGTTGGGTTAGTAAAAGCGGCTGTTTTTGGCTTTATAATTTCTCTTTTAGGCTGCTATCATGGCTATAATAGCCGCGGAGGAGCTGAAGGCGTAGGAGCAGCAACAACGGCTGCTGTTGTAGGGGCTTCAATTCTTCTGCTTCTCTTTGATTATCTTCTAACGGATCTGTTTTTCTCCCAATGA
- a CDS encoding Hint domain-containing protein, protein MDTTSSGGYIIDSSTGNITIPKGSIISGQIVSGVTQYVNGSAIGTLVNFVSAERFLPQDNAYPPSIQIVQSGGVVSNTTIISSDTPSLTNGDQPYTLLASQSIENGGTAINTTLQGDFANFGVGTGEKYYDGSGYVAPQIVSSGGQASGTNINSLGKSTILSGGYATNTTLQGSSYYAALGDNSALIPTLAQQTVSGTSENINILSNGYVKNFGSVNNVTVSSNGLLEITSGGIATNITVASDGTIDIDQGAIFNTPITVQSGGNIIFSDIDNSNAVISSHITPLSAGAQQGELQILSSGVILKNIPVQGDISTPMSNTAVGYSSTYYNYYHTPVYDPAASYYLRPMSSGSLETSFGKPFVFSALGGGTACFCPGTLIATEQGETPIEELTIGDLVQTASGEIRPIHWIGRRSYDPLFAHGNRDVMPILIRADALAPGLPQKDLTISPLHAMFIDGYLIPALHLVNDRSIIQLTPSTEITYIHLELESHDLLIANGAPSESFIDDRSRNMFHNAHEYQTLYPQAQPQPAHYCAPRLEDGVELAKIQAMINQRAKNLFPLHKLTA, encoded by the coding sequence ATGGATACAACATCCAGTGGTGGATACATTATAGACTCATCTACCGGAAATATCACCATTCCAAAAGGTTCGATTATATCAGGGCAAATCGTTTCCGGGGTAACGCAATACGTTAACGGAAGTGCAATCGGTACATTAGTCAATTTTGTCAGTGCAGAAAGATTTCTTCCTCAAGACAACGCCTATCCTCCCAGCATTCAGATCGTACAATCTGGTGGCGTTGTAAGTAATACAACTATTATCTCTTCAGACACTCCTAGTCTAACTAATGGAGACCAGCCTTACACCCTTTTAGCGTCACAAAGCATTGAAAATGGAGGAACAGCAATCAACACAACCCTTCAAGGGGATTTCGCTAATTTCGGCGTCGGCACAGGAGAAAAATACTATGATGGAAGTGGCTATGTAGCTCCACAAATTGTATCCTCAGGCGGGCAAGCCTCCGGAACAAATATCAATTCCCTTGGAAAATCTACCATTTTATCCGGTGGATATGCAACAAATACCACCCTTCAAGGAAGCAGTTATTACGCTGCGCTCGGCGATAACTCCGCACTAATACCTACACTCGCCCAGCAAACTGTATCCGGTACATCCGAAAATATAAATATCCTCTCAAACGGCTATGTTAAAAACTTTGGTAGTGTCAATAACGTCACCGTTTCTAGTAACGGGCTTTTGGAAATAACTTCTGGCGGAATAGCCACAAATATTACTGTAGCAAGCGACGGTACCATCGATATTGATCAAGGCGCTATTTTTAACACACCGATTACCGTTCAAAGTGGTGGTAATATCATTTTTTCCGATATCGATAATTCAAACGCCGTCATCAGCTCTCACATCACACCTCTTTCCGCCGGGGCACAACAAGGGGAGTTACAAATCCTTTCAAGCGGCGTCATTCTCAAAAATATTCCTGTCCAAGGAGATATTTCAACACCAATGAGCAATACAGCAGTAGGTTACAGCAGCACATATTATAACTACTATCATACCCCTGTTTATGACCCCGCAGCTTCCTATTATTTACGTCCAATGAGCAGTGGTTCTCTCGAAACTTCATTCGGAAAACCTTTTGTATTTTCTGCTTTAGGAGGCGGTACAGCTTGTTTTTGCCCAGGTACCCTCATTGCAACAGAACAAGGTGAAACTCCTATTGAAGAGCTTACCATCGGAGATCTTGTTCAAACAGCTTCTGGGGAAATCAGACCCATCCACTGGATCGGACGCCGCTCTTATGATCCGCTCTTTGCGCACGGCAACCGCGATGTTATGCCCATTCTCATTCGCGCTGATGCCCTCGCTCCCGGTCTGCCTCAGAAAGATCTGACCATCTCTCCTTTGCACGCCATGTTTATTGATGGATACTTAATCCCAGCATTACACTTGGTTAACGACCGTTCTATTATACAACTCACTCCATCCACCGAGATTACCTATATCCATCTCGAACTGGAATCTCATGATCTGCTGATCGCTAATGGAGCACCGTCTGAAAGCTTTATCGATGATCGCTCCCGCAACATGTTCCATAATGCACACGAATATCAAACCCTATACCCACAAGCGCAACCTCAACCCGCCCATTACTGCGCTCCACGCCTTGAGGACGGTGTCGAATTGGCTAAAATCCAAGCAATGATTAATCAACGCGCCAAGAACCTTTTCCCCCTCCATAAACTTACGGCCTAA
- a CDS encoding phosphoadenylyl-sulfate reductase, whose amino-acid sequence MPLSQSELQHLLETPETEVLEEIFKTFHGRVAVISSFGAESAVLLSEVAQGDVSTPVFFLDTKRHFPETLSYRDELVEVLGLTDVRTIEPSHHALAERDPEDQLAMFDPDACCALRKVEPLDVVLPEFDLWLTGRKRSQAQTRAALQVVDPQSDGTVKINPLAGWGPEKVEAEMRRRNLPRHPLVARNYKSIGCAPCTRPVGEGEDGRAGRWSGMLKTECGIHRPS is encoded by the coding sequence ATGCCTCTCTCCCAATCTGAACTTCAACATTTATTAGAAACACCAGAGACGGAAGTTTTAGAGGAAATTTTCAAAACGTTTCATGGACGTGTTGCGGTTATCTCGTCCTTTGGAGCAGAGTCTGCTGTTTTGTTGAGTGAAGTTGCGCAGGGTGATGTTTCTACCCCCGTGTTCTTTTTAGATACAAAACGTCACTTCCCAGAAACACTTTCTTATCGTGATGAACTGGTTGAGGTGTTAGGCTTAACAGATGTTCGAACGATAGAGCCGTCTCACCATGCTTTGGCAGAGCGAGATCCGGAAGATCAGCTAGCGATGTTTGATCCTGATGCATGTTGTGCGTTACGTAAGGTTGAGCCTTTGGATGTGGTATTACCAGAATTTGATTTATGGTTGACGGGAAGAAAGCGTAGTCAAGCTCAGACGCGTGCTGCCCTTCAGGTCGTAGACCCGCAGAGTGACGGGACTGTAAAAATTAATCCACTGGCAGGATGGGGGCCAGAAAAGGTCGAAGCCGAGATGAGGCGTAGAAACCTCCCTCGTCATCCTTTGGTTGCTAGGAATTATAAATCAATTGGGTGCGCTCCTTGTACGCGTCCGGTTGGAGAAGGTGAGGACGGACGCGCTGGGCGTTGGTCTGGTATGTTAAAAACAGAGTGCGGCATTCATCGGCCGTCGTAA
- a CDS encoding ABC transporter ATP-binding protein, translated as MSTAPKIRIRGLCKAFGSKVVLDGVDLDIEKGTSMVVIGGSGTGKSVLLRCILGLIEPDAGTIEIDGQNILTMSRLQQEAIRRQIGMLFQNAALFDSMSVGDNIAFGLIAKQDKSPKTRLSRSQVTDMTGELLTQVGMDPSVGSLSPSELSGGMQKRVGLARAIAGQPEILFFDEPTTGLDPIMGAVIDGLIVDCVQKLGSTALTITHDMASAQRIGDQAAMLYRGKIVWQGKASDLMHSGNPYVDQFTHGRREGPISMELRK; from the coding sequence ATGAGCACTGCACCAAAAATTCGCATACGAGGCTTGTGTAAGGCATTCGGCTCGAAAGTCGTGCTCGACGGTGTCGATCTCGATATCGAAAAAGGGACCTCCATGGTGGTTATAGGCGGTTCCGGGACAGGTAAATCCGTTCTGCTCAGATGTATTCTGGGGCTTATTGAACCGGATGCAGGCACAATTGAAATCGATGGTCAAAATATTCTGACCATGTCACGCCTCCAGCAAGAGGCGATACGACGTCAAATTGGAATGCTTTTCCAAAATGCAGCCCTTTTTGATAGCATGAGTGTTGGTGATAACATCGCTTTTGGTTTAATCGCCAAGCAAGATAAAAGCCCCAAAACACGTTTATCGCGCTCTCAAGTTACTGATATGACGGGAGAACTTCTAACACAAGTTGGGATGGACCCTTCTGTTGGTTCTCTTAGTCCCTCTGAACTCTCTGGAGGGATGCAGAAACGCGTAGGGCTTGCTCGCGCTATTGCTGGACAACCTGAAATATTATTTTTCGATGAGCCCACCACTGGGTTAGATCCCATTATGGGCGCGGTTATTGATGGGTTAATTGTTGATTGCGTTCAAAAACTGGGGTCAACCGCATTAACTATCACACACGATATGGCATCAGCCCAACGGATTGGTGATCAAGCTGCCATGCTCTATCGAGGGAAAATTGTCTGGCAAGGAAAAGCCTCGGATCTGATGCATTCTGGCAACCCCTATGTTGATCAGTTCACACACGGACGGCGTGAGGGACCTATTTCTATGGAGCTCCGTAAGTGA
- the cysC gene encoding adenylyl-sulfate kinase, translating to MGDINAIKNFPAAHRAAPTPIVIVGHVDHGKSTLIGRLLYDTDSLQDGKLAQIVESSRKRGLTVEWSFLLDSLQIERDQGVTVDSTRIPFRLGTREFVIVDAPGHRQFLRNMITGAADAEAAVLVVDAKDGAQEQTRRHAMLLRLIGIRHVIVLLNKADVLDFDEAKILQSEIDVRQLLGRLEIEVEAVIPASARDGDNIAARSERAAWYKGPTLVEALANVPPPTSRVALPFRMPVQDVYRFDGVRYVAGRIERGTVRKGDRLVIGVQGQVATVAEVARWHAAECPVAGAGESIALRLEPDLVPDRGDLLFHADREGEAPERSARIRTRLFWLRGEPLRVGESFTLRIATAEYDVTVASIDAVVDLDDLVLKQADEVPSDGFAEITLTTSHSILFDSFVPGMGDGRGVLVDRHQRIVGGAPLLGAAQLESGERAIHPTASRVTAEQQKRLHGHGNGVFWLTGLPGSGKSTLARAVEETLVEKQVKVTVLDGDTLRAGLCRDLGFSPEDRTENIRRAAHVAKILSDSGQVVIVALVSPLQADRDIARQIVGVDFKEIFIDTPLAVCEERDPKGLYAAARDGKIPEFTGVSAPYEEPVSADLRLIGNRTEKETVDELSKFIVKNIRS from the coding sequence ATGGGTGATATTAACGCAATTAAAAACTTTCCAGCAGCACATCGCGCTGCGCCAACGCCAATTGTTATTGTGGGGCATGTCGATCATGGTAAATCCACACTCATCGGGCGTTTGCTCTACGATACTGATAGCCTCCAAGATGGTAAGCTTGCGCAAATTGTAGAAAGCAGTCGCAAACGTGGTTTGACGGTGGAGTGGAGCTTTTTGCTCGATTCCTTGCAGATTGAGCGTGACCAAGGTGTTACGGTAGATTCAACACGTATTCCTTTCCGGCTTGGAACACGTGAGTTTGTGATTGTTGATGCCCCAGGGCATCGTCAGTTTTTACGGAATATGATCACAGGCGCGGCTGATGCCGAAGCGGCTGTGTTGGTCGTGGATGCTAAAGACGGGGCGCAGGAGCAAACCCGCCGTCATGCTATGCTTTTGCGTCTTATCGGGATTCGGCATGTCATTGTTTTATTAAATAAAGCCGATGTGCTTGATTTTGATGAAGCAAAAATTCTTCAATCTGAGATTGATGTTCGTCAGCTTTTAGGGCGTTTGGAAATAGAGGTAGAAGCAGTTATTCCTGCTTCGGCTCGAGATGGTGATAATATTGCCGCACGATCCGAACGTGCAGCATGGTATAAAGGGCCTACGCTTGTAGAGGCTTTAGCCAACGTTCCTCCTCCAACATCTCGTGTTGCGTTACCGTTTCGTATGCCTGTTCAGGACGTGTATCGCTTTGATGGGGTTCGGTATGTTGCCGGTCGCATAGAGCGGGGAACCGTTCGAAAAGGCGACCGCCTTGTTATTGGAGTGCAAGGGCAAGTTGCAACGGTAGCTGAGGTTGCACGCTGGCATGCGGCAGAGTGTCCCGTGGCGGGGGCAGGAGAATCGATTGCATTAAGATTAGAGCCAGATCTTGTCCCTGATCGAGGGGATCTTCTTTTCCATGCGGATCGAGAAGGTGAGGCGCCTGAACGGTCAGCTCGTATTCGCACGCGTTTGTTCTGGTTGAGAGGCGAGCCTCTGCGTGTTGGGGAAAGCTTTACCCTTCGCATTGCAACAGCAGAATATGATGTGACAGTGGCATCAATTGATGCTGTCGTTGATCTGGATGATCTCGTATTAAAGCAAGCTGATGAAGTCCCGTCCGATGGCTTTGCAGAAATTACGTTAACGACTTCACATTCCATATTATTTGATTCGTTTGTCCCAGGAATGGGAGATGGCCGCGGTGTATTGGTGGACCGTCATCAACGGATTGTAGGAGGTGCCCCTTTATTGGGAGCCGCTCAGTTGGAGAGCGGAGAACGTGCCATTCATCCTACGGCAAGTCGTGTTACCGCTGAACAACAGAAACGCTTGCATGGCCATGGAAATGGCGTGTTCTGGCTAACTGGATTGCCCGGGTCGGGTAAAAGTACGCTAGCGCGTGCGGTTGAAGAGACTCTTGTTGAAAAGCAGGTAAAGGTCACGGTTTTAGACGGGGATACTTTACGTGCCGGTTTATGCCGGGATCTCGGCTTCTCTCCAGAAGATCGGACTGAAAATATTCGGCGTGCAGCTCATGTCGCAAAAATTTTATCCGATAGTGGACAAGTTGTGATTGTTGCTTTGGTTTCCCCGTTACAGGCAGACCGAGATATCGCACGTCAAATTGTGGGAGTGGATTTTAAGGAAATCTTTATCGATACACCTCTTGCGGTGTGTGAAGAGCGGGATCCTAAAGGGCTCTATGCCGCAGCGAGGGATGGAAAGATTCCTGAATTTACAGGGGTATCAGCTCCCTACGAGGAACCTGTTTCTGCGGATTTACGCCTCATAGGGAATAGGACAGAAAAAGAAACAGTCGATGAATTGAGTAAATTCATCGTTAAAAATATCCGCTCATAA
- a CDS encoding sugar porter family MFS transporter has protein sequence MHAYNIGRKLQGEKLTNFVAMIAATGGLLFGYDTGIISSALLQIREEFHLSTIGSEIVTSAIIFGALLGCLMAGTLSDRFGRRRTVMVAAFLFIVGTFVAAFATNVEVLSAARLVLGLAIGAASQIVPIYIAEMSPANKRGRLVVAFQLAVVSGVTISFLVGYFLQNYSWRIMLGIGMLPAVILFLGMAFLPNSPRWLALKGNKEEALEVLKLLRDNDTAAENELKSILSNHDTQGSWSELKKPWVRPAVVASVGIALLCQLTGINAVLYYAPTIFSDAGFGQSSALLTSVVVGFAMVCATLFGGWAVDSWGRRSLMLRMIPGAVIALIILGAMFVFHLSTGWGTWVTVAALIAYTVFNTGSLSVAVWLVGAEVYPLSARGKGMSLVAASHWGADLVISLTTLSMVQMLGAGITFWSFAFINAASIWFVWRYVPETKGQSLEELEQHLRDGTFAPVNRD, from the coding sequence ATGCATGCGTATAATATTGGAAGAAAATTACAAGGAGAAAAGTTAACCAACTTTGTTGCCATGATCGCAGCGACGGGTGGACTTCTCTTCGGGTATGATACAGGGATTATTTCGTCTGCTTTGCTGCAGATTAGAGAAGAGTTTCACCTAAGTACGATCGGCTCTGAAATTGTAACGTCGGCTATTATCTTTGGTGCCCTTTTGGGGTGTCTGATGGCTGGCACACTTTCGGATCGATTTGGCCGTCGACGCACTGTTATGGTGGCGGCCTTTTTGTTTATTGTGGGAACATTTGTAGCCGCTTTTGCCACGAATGTTGAGGTTCTATCTGCTGCCCGCTTAGTTCTAGGGCTTGCTATTGGTGCGGCATCTCAGATTGTCCCGATCTATATTGCAGAAATGTCGCCTGCTAATAAGCGTGGACGGTTGGTTGTTGCGTTCCAGTTAGCGGTCGTGTCGGGTGTTACGATTTCTTTTTTAGTCGGGTATTTCTTACAGAACTATAGCTGGCGCATCATGCTTGGTATAGGAATGCTTCCTGCTGTTATTCTGTTTTTAGGGATGGCCTTTTTGCCAAATAGCCCACGTTGGTTGGCATTAAAAGGCAACAAAGAAGAAGCGCTCGAAGTTTTAAAACTACTACGAGATAATGATACTGCCGCAGAAAATGAGCTAAAGAGCATTTTAAGCAATCATGATACTCAGGGGTCTTGGTCAGAGTTAAAGAAGCCTTGGGTGCGGCCTGCTGTTGTTGCATCTGTTGGTATTGCTCTGCTGTGTCAATTAACCGGAATTAATGCTGTTTTATATTACGCACCAACAATATTTTCAGATGCGGGCTTTGGTCAATCCTCTGCACTTCTAACATCTGTTGTCGTTGGATTTGCGATGGTCTGTGCAACGTTGTTTGGTGGATGGGCTGTTGATAGTTGGGGGCGTCGCTCTTTGATGTTGCGTATGATCCCTGGTGCTGTCATTGCATTGATTATTCTTGGGGCAATGTTTGTTTTTCACCTCTCTACCGGGTGGGGCACATGGGTAACGGTTGCCGCCTTGATTGCGTATACGGTCTTTAATACCGGTAGTCTTTCAGTTGCAGTGTGGCTTGTTGGCGCTGAGGTTTATCCTTTGTCCGCTCGTGGTAAGGGGATGAGTTTGGTGGCGGCTTCTCACTGGGGAGCAGACTTGGTTATTTCCTTGACGACGCTTTCAATGGTGCAAATGCTGGGTGCCGGCATTACTTTTTGGAGTTTTGCTTTTATTAATGCAGCTTCAATATGGTTCGTGTGGCGTTATGTTCCAGAAACAAAAGGTCAATCTTTGGAAGAACTGGAGCAGCATTTGCGGGATGGCACTTTTGCCCCTGTGAATAGAGATTAA